One window of Anaerolineales bacterium genomic DNA carries:
- a CDS encoding ferredoxin, translating into MAYVDIKIIMPAKTLFTVNFQPIGKRVQVDPETTLLAAAQGAGIDIASICGGVGICNSCKVRLVSGLLSALTFEEEAIFTDEELSSGFRLACQAYAENDLTIEIPPESLTAPQRLQIEGQGQSVLIEPVVRSITVSIPEPSISDLRSDATRLTDVLCSAGEIPPFHFAAPVLDELSPLLRNQQWHTNVVMRNDQIIAILPPSLPLLGLAVDVGTTKLAAYLCDLTTGAVIAKAGAMNPQTAFGEDVISRISYSHNNPNGRSLLQHRLVETLNQLIQDLCLKAGTFKAPIFPTQIIEAVVVGNTAMHHLFAGLPVHQLGIAPYVPAVSEALEIEAVRIGLAIAPGAKIYLPPNIAGYVGADHVSMLLATGVWSSTKTAIALDIGTNTEISLVHNNQILACSCASGPAFEGAHIGSGMRAAPGAVERVQVIQGDVRTQTIDGLPAVGICGSGILDALACMLQIGAMDQRGSFTRSHPLVRQTGNTPEFLLVDKSQTGTGQDLTISRKDVNEIQLAKGAIRAGVEVLLEVAGIPAEALEEFIIAGAFGTYINVPSAIQIGMFPSLPLERFNQVGNAAGEGARQMLLSTSQRKTAQEVARRVKYVELSNYPGFTNIFSRSLFF; encoded by the coding sequence ATGGCGTATGTAGATATCAAAATCATTATGCCAGCTAAAACGCTATTCACGGTTAATTTTCAGCCTATCGGAAAACGTGTACAGGTTGATCCTGAGACCACGCTATTGGCAGCTGCTCAGGGTGCAGGGATCGATATCGCCTCGATTTGCGGAGGCGTTGGTATCTGTAATAGCTGCAAAGTACGCCTGGTTAGTGGCTTACTGAGTGCGCTAACGTTTGAAGAGGAAGCGATCTTTACCGACGAGGAGCTGTCCTCCGGGTTTCGCCTGGCTTGCCAAGCGTATGCTGAAAATGACCTGACCATTGAAATACCGCCAGAATCGCTCACTGCACCTCAAAGATTACAGATTGAAGGTCAAGGCCAGTCTGTATTAATTGAACCAGTGGTACGGTCAATAACAGTGTCCATCCCCGAACCATCAATTTCTGATTTAAGGTCGGATGCAACGAGATTAACCGATGTACTTTGTAGCGCAGGTGAAATTCCACCTTTTCACTTTGCTGCGCCTGTCCTGGACGAGCTATCACCTCTGCTTCGCAACCAGCAATGGCACACGAATGTGGTTATGCGCAACGACCAGATTATTGCCATCCTACCTCCATCACTACCTCTACTCGGTCTTGCTGTTGACGTCGGTACCACAAAATTAGCTGCCTATCTGTGTGACCTCACCACTGGCGCTGTGATTGCCAAGGCAGGTGCCATGAACCCGCAGACGGCCTTCGGTGAAGATGTCATCAGCCGCATCAGTTATTCCCATAACAATCCCAATGGCCGTAGCCTGCTGCAGCACAGGCTGGTAGAGACCCTTAACCAGCTCATTCAGGACCTATGCTTAAAAGCAGGCACTTTCAAAGCTCCAATTTTCCCCACTCAGATCATTGAAGCTGTGGTGGTCGGCAATACCGCTATGCACCACCTGTTTGCTGGGCTGCCCGTACACCAGCTCGGTATTGCCCCATACGTGCCTGCCGTTAGTGAGGCCCTCGAAATCGAGGCTGTCAGGATCGGTCTAGCTATCGCCCCAGGGGCAAAGATCTACCTGCCTCCCAATATTGCCGGGTATGTTGGTGCAGATCATGTGTCAATGTTACTGGCGACGGGGGTCTGGTCATCCACAAAGACTGCCATCGCCCTGGATATTGGCACGAACACAGAGATTTCACTTGTTCATAACAACCAGATCCTGGCTTGTTCGTGTGCATCCGGTCCAGCATTTGAAGGAGCGCATATCGGATCAGGGATGCGTGCTGCACCTGGTGCGGTCGAACGCGTCCAGGTGATCCAGGGTGATGTACGAACTCAGACCATCGATGGTCTTCCAGCAGTGGGCATCTGCGGCTCAGGCATCCTGGATGCCCTGGCCTGCATGCTTCAAATTGGTGCCATGGACCAGCGTGGGTCGTTTACACGCAGCCACCCACTGGTTCGCCAAACAGGGAACACACCTGAATTCCTGCTGGTTGATAAATCACAGACCGGCACCGGCCAAGACCTGACCATCTCCCGTAAGGATGTCAATGAGATTCAACTGGCAAAGGGTGCTATCCGGGCGGGCGTTGAGGTCTTGCTGGAAGTGGCAGGTATCCCCGCGGAGGCACTGGAGGAATTCATCATTGCAGGTGCCTTCGGTACCTATATCAACGTACCCAGCGCGATCCAGATTGGGATGTTCCCCTCCCTGCCGCTTGAGCGTTTTAACCAAGTAGGGAATGCTGCGGGTGAAGGAGCGCGCCAAATGCTGCTTTCAACTTCTCAGCGCAAAACCGCCCAGGAGGTTGCCAGGCGGGTGAAGTACGTTGAGCTATCCAATTACCCTGGTTTCACGAACATTTTCTCAAGATCGTTGTTCTTCTAA
- a CDS encoding ATP-dependent helicase, with the protein MTLSALLAHWRSDPQVGPNLIEWRRLPRKIASFAPIPEGVHPALRRALESRGYRSLYTHQTSSYFAINDGENIVIVTGTASGKTLCYNLAVLDHFVKDKEATALYIFPTKALAQDQLTVLQALSSQIQANNESIEAVNSLKCAIYDGDTPVHARSTIRSQARLVLTNPDMLHTGILPHHTGWAQFFHGLRFVVIDEVHSYRGVFGSHVANVIRRLKRVAKFYGATPQFILTSATIGNPDDLGRRMIDEPVTLIDNDGAGKGEKHFLIYNPPILDKSLGLRKSAIQSGVSLADDLLSHNLQTIVFSRARRTVEIILTYLREQARGIKSPITGKEVDEEGIIRGYRSGYLPGQRRAIEEGLRKGDVRVVVATNALELGIDIGGMEASLLVGYPGTIAATWQQAGRAGRGDKPSLAVLIASPNPLDQYLAQHPDYFFSQSPEHGMINPDNLLILLGHLRCAAFELPFTSDEVFGSIRPSEMQELMDFLQGEGVLHRSGNKFFWMADKYPAQNVSLRSASTDTVLLQAPVGNTRDENASLTIGEVDTASSYWMVHPGAVYMHEGTTYLVKDLDLGQHIATLQPSSVDYYTEPRREDIVQQVEKKYETGVPGGSKAYGDVQVTSQVIGFRKIRWHTNETLGLESLDLPPTELLTTGYWLALADATVDKLKDEGLWSNAPNDYGPSWPKMRDLARARDGFRCQVCGLPEGDKAHHIHHKVPFRMFDTAEQANQLANLITVCNSCHRKIETAVRVRSGLAGLAFTLGNLAPLFLMCDIGDLGIHSDPQSSLAEGKPAVILYDKIPGGIGLSERLYEIHAELMLRGCELVEACACEDGCPSCVGPGGEVGYGGKREALALLKVLADRG; encoded by the coding sequence ATGACACTCTCAGCATTATTAGCCCACTGGAGATCCGATCCGCAAGTGGGACCGAACCTGATTGAATGGCGCCGCCTACCGAGAAAAATTGCCAGCTTTGCTCCAATTCCGGAGGGCGTCCACCCAGCGCTAAGAAGAGCATTAGAAAGTCGTGGGTATCGGTCATTATATACACATCAGACGTCGTCTTATTTTGCGATTAATGATGGAGAAAATATCGTCATTGTCACAGGAACTGCCAGCGGGAAGACCTTGTGTTATAACCTGGCGGTACTTGATCATTTTGTTAAGGATAAAGAAGCAACCGCTCTTTATATATTCCCAACCAAGGCACTGGCTCAGGATCAGCTGACCGTTCTTCAAGCGTTATCGTCTCAAATCCAGGCGAATAACGAAAGTATAGAAGCAGTAAATAGTCTGAAATGTGCGATTTATGATGGCGATACCCCTGTCCATGCACGGTCTACCATCCGTAGCCAGGCACGTCTCGTACTAACCAACCCAGACATGCTGCATACCGGTATTCTTCCGCACCACACCGGATGGGCGCAATTTTTTCATGGCCTGCGGTTTGTAGTGATTGATGAAGTCCATAGCTACCGCGGGGTATTCGGCTCGCACGTGGCGAATGTGATCCGCCGATTGAAGCGGGTGGCTAAATTTTACGGCGCCACTCCCCAATTCATCCTGACTTCAGCGACGATTGGCAACCCGGATGATCTGGGTCGGCGGATGATTGATGAGCCGGTGACCTTGATTGACAATGATGGGGCAGGCAAAGGGGAAAAACACTTCCTGATTTATAACCCTCCCATTCTCGATAAAAGCCTGGGATTGCGCAAGAGTGCCATCCAATCAGGGGTCAGCCTGGCGGATGACTTATTGAGCCACAATTTACAAACCATCGTCTTCAGTCGAGCCCGTCGGACAGTGGAAATCATCCTGACCTACCTGCGTGAACAAGCCCGGGGTATAAAATCGCCTATCACTGGGAAAGAGGTAGATGAAGAAGGTATTATCCGGGGGTATCGCTCTGGCTACCTGCCTGGGCAACGCAGGGCGATTGAAGAGGGACTGCGCAAGGGTGATGTACGGGTGGTCGTCGCTACCAACGCCCTGGAGCTCGGCATCGATATTGGTGGTATGGAGGCGTCACTGCTGGTCGGCTATCCAGGGACAATTGCAGCAACCTGGCAGCAAGCCGGTCGGGCTGGACGAGGGGATAAGCCTTCTTTGGCGGTGTTGATTGCATCCCCAAATCCGTTGGATCAATACCTGGCACAGCATCCTGATTATTTCTTTAGCCAGTCACCCGAGCACGGCATGATCAACCCAGATAACTTGCTCATCCTGCTGGGACACTTAAGGTGTGCTGCATTCGAGCTACCGTTCACATCCGACGAAGTATTTGGCTCTATCCGACCATCTGAGATGCAGGAGCTGATGGATTTTCTACAAGGTGAAGGCGTGCTCCACCGCTCAGGGAACAAGTTTTTTTGGATGGCTGATAAATACCCAGCTCAGAATGTGTCTTTACGCAGCGCTTCCACTGATACAGTTTTATTACAAGCACCTGTGGGAAATACCCGCGATGAAAATGCCTCCCTGACGATTGGTGAAGTGGATACTGCCAGCTCGTATTGGATGGTGCATCCTGGCGCAGTCTACATGCACGAAGGAACAACCTACCTGGTGAAAGACCTTGACCTGGGGCAGCATATTGCCACCCTGCAGCCAAGTAGCGTGGATTACTATACCGAGCCTCGCCGTGAAGATATCGTCCAGCAGGTGGAAAAAAAGTACGAAACCGGCGTGCCTGGAGGGAGTAAAGCATACGGGGATGTGCAGGTAACTTCTCAAGTGATTGGTTTCAGGAAGATCAGGTGGCATACCAATGAAACGTTGGGTCTTGAGAGCCTGGATCTGCCGCCCACTGAATTATTGACTACGGGGTATTGGTTGGCGTTAGCGGATGCAACGGTCGATAAGCTAAAAGACGAGGGATTGTGGTCAAATGCTCCGAATGACTATGGACCTTCATGGCCTAAAATGCGCGACCTGGCCCGGGCCAGGGATGGATTCAGGTGCCAGGTATGCGGTTTACCAGAAGGTGACAAGGCGCATCATATCCATCACAAGGTTCCATTCCGCATGTTCGACACTGCTGAACAAGCCAACCAACTGGCTAACCTGATCACGGTTTGTAATTCCTGCCACCGGAAAATTGAGACTGCCGTGCGAGTGCGTAGTGGCCTGGCTGGCCTGGCCTTCACCCTGGGTAACCTGGCACCTCTCTTCCTGATGTGCGACATTGGCGACCTGGGGATCCACTCTGACCCGCAATCATCACTCGCGGAAGGTAAGCCTGCTGTCATCCTCTATGACAAGATCCCAGGTGGGATTGGCTTATCCGAAAGATTGTACGAAATCCATGCTGAGCTGATGCTGCGGGGATGCGAGTTGGTGGAAGCCTGTGCCTGTGAAGATGGCTGCCCATCCTGCGTAGGGCCTGGGGGTGAGGTGGGGTACGGCGGCAAGCGGGAAGCGCTGGCTTTGTTAAAAGTACTGGCCGACCGAGGTTAG
- a CDS encoding oxidoreductase: MAAHSRLHWGLLGTGRINRAVIPPIRSSNRSALLAVASRTQERAAAYASEWGIPRYHASYEALLQDHEIDVVYISLPNSLHAEWSIRAMQSGKHVLCEKPLTTSTIDMDKVIKTAQLTGMVIAEAYMYRHHPQTLLVKMMLDQGDIGSVQLIRGSFSYTNTRPSDPRFSLNLGGGCLWDVGCYPIGYASFLTGKHPEEVYGQQITGPTGVDLFFAGQLIYPDQITCQFDCSFISEYKAEIEITGTKGRITVPEPYKPGTKTRIIQKLSGQEKIFKVKGQELYQGEIIDIEDAVLLGELPRVSLQESRGIIKTTEALYQSARLSTYVSIQELTNQEKF; this comes from the coding sequence ATGGCAGCTCACTCTCGTCTGCATTGGGGTCTCCTTGGTACAGGCCGGATCAATCGGGCAGTGATCCCACCCATCCGCTCATCAAACAGGAGTGCTTTGCTGGCAGTCGCCAGCCGAACCCAGGAAAGAGCCGCTGCCTATGCATCCGAATGGGGCATTCCCCGCTACCATGCTAGTTATGAAGCCCTTTTGCAAGACCATGAAATCGATGTGGTGTACATCTCGTTACCCAATAGCCTGCACGCAGAATGGTCAATTCGGGCGATGCAGTCAGGCAAGCATGTATTATGTGAGAAGCCGCTTACCACCAGCACCATCGATATGGATAAGGTGATCAAGACCGCACAATTAACCGGGATGGTGATTGCCGAAGCATACATGTATCGCCACCATCCCCAGACCCTGTTGGTCAAAATGATGCTCGACCAGGGTGATATTGGCAGCGTTCAGCTGATCCGAGGCTCATTCAGCTATACCAATACTCGCCCATCCGACCCGCGTTTTTCGCTGAATCTGGGCGGAGGTTGCTTATGGGATGTGGGCTGCTACCCGATCGGCTATGCCAGCTTTCTTACTGGGAAGCACCCTGAAGAAGTGTACGGCCAGCAGATCACCGGCCCAACCGGTGTAGACTTGTTTTTCGCAGGCCAGCTAATTTATCCAGACCAGATAACCTGCCAGTTTGATTGCAGCTTCATTTCGGAATACAAGGCCGAAATTGAGATCACAGGCACAAAAGGTCGCATCACTGTCCCGGAGCCATATAAACCAGGGACAAAAACCAGGATTATTCAAAAACTCTCCGGGCAAGAAAAAATCTTTAAAGTTAAGGGGCAAGAACTTTACCAGGGTGAAATAATAGACATCGAGGATGCGGTTTTGTTGGGCGAACTACCAAGGGTCAGTTTACAAGAAAGCCGGGGAATCATAAAAACCACCGAAGCGTTGTACCAATCAGCCCGGTTATCCACATATGTATCAATTCAAGAATTAACCAACCAGGAAAAATTTTAA
- a CDS encoding cupin domain-containing protein, producing the protein MITINSDANPVQVLPGLTRRTLATGQSIMICEFTFDAHIEIPVHTHPHEQVGYLAKGRMEMIIDGKKYELKMGDTYCALPNVPHGAFSLEPSVMVDTFCPPREDYR; encoded by the coding sequence ATGATAACTATAAATTCTGATGCTAATCCAGTTCAAGTGCTACCCGGGCTGACCCGCCGGACTCTAGCCACCGGGCAATCCATCATGATCTGCGAATTCACCTTTGATGCCCATATCGAGATTCCTGTGCATACTCATCCGCACGAACAAGTGGGCTATCTTGCGAAAGGCAGGATGGAAATGATCATCGATGGCAAAAAATACGAGCTTAAAATGGGTGATACTTACTGTGCTCTGCCGAATGTTCCCCATGGTGCATTCAGCCTGGAACCATCTGTGATGGTGGATACTTTCTGCCCTCCTCGGGAGGATTACCGATGA
- the galE gene encoding UDP-glucose 4-epimerase GalE: MNILVTGGAGYIGSHTCVELLNAGYQVTVVDNLSNSKEESLHRVQELAGKKLSFHKVDIRDREGLTSILKTYPVHAVIHFAGFKAVGESVTIPLSYYDNNITGTLVLLEVMKEAAVKNIVFSSSSTVYGYSNNVPFKEYYPLGAINPYGRTKLMIEEIMRDLHAAEPEWNIALLRYFNPVGAHPSGRIGEDPNGIPNNLMPYVAQVAVGRHPYVRVWGNDYPTLDGTGVRDYIHVMDLATGHIKALERLDENPGLVTYNLGTGRGYSVLEVIKAFEKACGHNIPYQIMERRSGDAAISYCDPSRARTELNWIAQRGLDDMCRDAWRWQSQNPEGYA, from the coding sequence ATGAATATTCTCGTGACTGGAGGGGCAGGCTACATCGGCAGCCACACCTGCGTGGAGCTTCTGAATGCTGGCTATCAGGTCACCGTGGTGGACAACCTTTCCAACAGCAAGGAAGAATCGTTACATCGCGTTCAAGAGCTGGCTGGCAAGAAGTTATCCTTCCATAAAGTAGACATCCGTGACCGTGAAGGTTTAACGTCCATATTAAAGACTTATCCGGTTCATGCAGTAATCCACTTCGCTGGGTTTAAGGCAGTTGGGGAATCGGTCACTATCCCATTGAGCTATTATGATAATAATATAACGGGAACCCTGGTCTTATTAGAGGTTATGAAGGAAGCTGCCGTCAAAAATATTGTTTTTAGCTCTTCTTCAACTGTTTATGGCTATTCTAACAATGTTCCTTTCAAGGAATATTACCCCTTGGGTGCCATCAATCCCTATGGACGCACGAAGCTTATGATTGAAGAAATCATGCGCGATCTGCATGCCGCCGAGCCAGAGTGGAACATTGCCTTGCTCCGCTATTTCAACCCCGTGGGGGCACACCCCAGTGGCCGAATTGGCGAAGACCCAAACGGGATTCCCAATAACCTGATGCCATATGTGGCCCAGGTGGCAGTCGGCAGGCATCCATATGTGCGGGTGTGGGGCAACGATTATCCTACCCTGGATGGCACCGGCGTCAGGGATTATATCCATGTCATGGACCTGGCTACTGGTCATATCAAAGCCCTTGAGAGACTGGATGAAAATCCAGGATTGGTAACCTACAATCTTGGCACCGGCCGCGGCTACAGCGTGCTGGAGGTGATCAAGGCTTTTGAAAAAGCATGCGGACATAATATCCCGTACCAGATCATGGAACGTCGCTCCGGTGATGCAGCTATCTCATATTGTGATCCTTCGCGCGCAAGGACTGAGCTGAATTGGATTGCCCAACGCGGCCTGGA